The DNA segment GCAACCACCAAACAAAGAATTCCAGAATTTGCGgtaattatattttcaaaagtATATATCTTTTGCAGTTTGCTCCAAACTGCGCGAGGTTTCCGCTCGTCTAAATGAACTTACTACTGCATTCCTTATTAATGTGATAGTGGGAATAACGAGAAGTCTAGATGAAGCAGAGTATCGATTCCGATGCTCGATAACGGTGTCGTTTTACCAGCGTAAAGTAGAAAAAGAAGAACCTGGGTCCTCCATATCATCACTTGTTGAAAAAGTAGTCAGATACGGTGAAGAACAGAGTGGAAGATTCGTGATTACCTAGAAAAATCAAGAAACTTCTCGGCTTAGATTTGCTGTGACCTTCGCAGTTAATCGATTAGCACCAAATGCATCTGAATTCCAGACGCCGCTGTGCCGCTTCCTGCCGCCGACAAAGAGCGGTGGCGGAATTTTGCAGCAGTGAAACTTCCGAGTGAAAAAGCGTATCGTAATCCTACGTAGTCTAAAGTGTAATTCCCCTTTCTCAGAAAGAGAAATAAATAAAGTGTAATTCCCTTCAATGGCAAAATGTTAACCTACTTGCCAACATCCAATTATTATGGTTAATCATTCAACCTCGTTATATCTTTGAGTGAATAATCGAtggaaattttgaattaaaactgCATTTGGATGTTAAATTCATGGATTCGAAGAAATTTTAGTAAAATTATGCTTTGAATCAAGGATTTTAAATGCTGTttgaaaacaatttttttttaaatatatatatataattatatatgcaTATTACATATAACTGTCCTTGTCTGGTTAGTTGTTCAGCTTTGAACTAAAAAACATAAAGTTTGTACTCCTAAAACCAACGGCcagaaattttttataaaaaaaaattagctacTGCTCCACCAAAATCATAACTTATAATCTTCAATGTTGCATTGATTTCCATTCGATTGGTCATCCATAaaataaattgattaattaattaagctaAGCTTTAATAAACAACTAAACAAGTATAATTGATTAACAAAAGAATATTGGTGTTGATCCCGAGTATGAAACATGGTGAAAACTAGGCTTCGCTAATAAAAATGTGTCAAAATTAATGGCCTAACACTGACACATGctaaacaaaatgaaagaatGACGTATGAGTTTTCAATTAGAAAACATAGGGAAACATGTAAAACTTCAAAGAAAGCAAATAGAAACCATGTATTAATCGATGCTTCCTCTAAGAAATGCAAGTCTAGCCACAAAATCATCGTATTCCGGCAGCTTCGGATGCACATGCCCCTGAGCATGATCCTTTGCTTTTAAAATTTCAGGTTCGAAGGAGGATGCTCGAGTATGAACCTTTGGTGTTTCGGCTGGACGCAACAATGTTTCACAAGGAAGAGATGTGGTTCGGTTTGGACCGTCTCTGCTTCTCTTTGTGGCATCGCTGGTATCTGCTGGAGAAAGATTTGAGATCAGTTTGCTAGTGTCTTGAGGTCCCTTTTTCTTGCTGTAGTGCAAAAGTAGCTTGTCCATCGTCTTCTCGTCGTCTTGGTTGTACTTGTTACAACCCTCGTCTAAGAACTTCAAGATTCTTCGACCTTCTCCTACATTATCTTTGTTTTCCTTCAAATGGTCTCTTTTACCTGCTGCGTTGCCAGTTTTTTCATGTATCGTTGGAGGCTTCACATGTCTCGTCCTAACTGATTTCGGAACTAGCTTAGCCTGTCCAACCAAACCAGTCCGGTCGTCGTCTTTTTGCTCATCACTCGTGGAGTATGTGTACTCCGACAAATGGAAGTTCTTTTGGCTAACTTCATGTTTGATATGGTCAGGAACAGAAGTACACTTAAGATCTGTGTTTTCATGTTCCTCTACCTTCAAAACTACTCTTTTTACAGACTCTGATCCATTTGCTTTCTTGCTTCTTGCTTCTGTATCCACTTGAATGTCCCTAACAGGATGACCTTCATTCGACTTCTTCAGCATTAGAGGAACGTTGCTGTCTCTAGGATATACAGTATCTTCCCTTTGCAGCGAAACTTTGTCTTCGATCTTCTTGGCTTCCTCGTGTCCGTAATTTGAGTGGCCATTTCTCCTTTTAGGAACATCAACTTCTCTCGGGTTCTTACGTTCATGTTCTGGGCCACTAGGGCCTGTTTTTTCAACCGAATTGTTTGTGTTCTCATCTTGTAAGCTGTGTTTATCGTCCATTCTTTTCGCACCAAAACTCTGCATACAAAAAGGTTCAAGCTTAGAACAAAAGCAACTTTTTCTTGGGAGAATGGCTAATTGGCTATGACCACCCAGAATAGACCCAGGTTTTGATTTGTCATTCTCCTCTTTTGACATCTAAATATACTCGTCAccagaaaaatattataaacaatttttttaaaagaacttGGCATTAATAAACCAGACCAAGTAATTTCATTTACTCTGTTAAAAAAGAACTTCAAACATTAGCGTTTCGTTTTTTGATATGATTATGAAAAGATCGAGAGAGTAATGCGATTGTAAACACTCATACCTTTTTGGTCGCGGGTTCATCGCGCAGCTTTCTTGTTTTTCAAATCTTTTGAATTCCACTGCAAGCCATACTCCAAAGCTATATCTTGCAACAATTGAAGCTTCATGCCTTTTGAAGGACTGCAGCCACCTGACTTCAACTTCTCTACAAACTACATAAAATATGACATAACACAGTTCGTCACAAGAAAAAACAAGATTGTTAAATCAATTACAAACTGGCATATTATTGTGCTTCACAACAGTTACCTCTTTATTGGCATAAGAACTCATGGAATCACCGTAATTTTCCAGAAACAATGTCCTAAGATCTCGCAACTCTGGTAGATCAGCAAATCTTGCTGCAGCAAACATCAAAGAAGACACAGCTTCTTTGCACTCTTCGGGACATTCTCTGTGATGAATAAGACACATTTGGTGCATATGAAATAAGATTTACTTATCTTCGGACACAAAAACAAGGACTTTATGATCATCTTCCACCTAGATTGTGGCAGCAAGAGAAGGGTTGTTTTTAAAATACAGCCATAGATGATATAACGTGCACTGGTCGTATCCCAGCAGGTTGTTTAAGGAAACCAAATTTCATACAATCTGAACTGAAACTATAAAGTTTTTTGTGTGGTGGCAATTCTACATCTAACATCCCTAATAAAAGCCTTTGTGGTAGATGTAATTTATCGATACTCCACGCATCTTAGGTACTTAGACATGGAAAGTATGTTCATTGTACCTCTGCTTATTCATGACGGCGAGATGATTCCGTACATGCAACGAAGATTGCTCGATGAATTCATAGCAACTAGAACGGTTCAGCTCGGCAAGAAGTCCATCTACCTGTTTTGACATGAATAAGATGTTCAGAAAATCTTCTACTATCAGATGAATTGGATAAAATTCTTGAAAAATTATACTGAAATGAAGAAAAATTCAATGAATTTGATGACAGGAAATACTACAAAATCTTTAGAAATCGAAATGAACTCACTCTCTCATAGGCGTTGCTGTCTAATCCATTTTTCAGAAGATCAGCAACATCCTTCCTCATATAACTCAGCATTGAATTCCTCTTCTTCAGTATCATATCAATTCGAGCCCT comes from the Henckelia pumila isolate YLH828 chromosome 1, ASM3356847v2, whole genome shotgun sequence genome and includes:
- the LOC140892430 gene encoding uncharacterized protein, whose amino-acid sequence is MFEGLLKSKFYTKSKSDIKLIRARIDMILKKRNSMLSYMRKDVADLLKNGLDSNAYERVDGLLAELNRSSCYEFIEQSSLHVRNHLAVMNKQRECPEECKEAVSSLMFAAARFADLPELRDLRTLFLENYGDSMSSYANKEFVEKLKSGGCSPSKGMKLQLLQDIALEYGLQWNSKDLKNKKAAR